Proteins encoded by one window of Fusarium graminearum PH-1 chromosome 1, whole genome shotgun sequence:
- a CDS encoding 26S protease regulatory subunit 8 → MALDEYYHNKIEAMKLEILKGQAALRRLEAQRNDYNSRVRLLREELGLLQQPGSYVGEVVKVMSTKKILVKVHPEGKYVVDVSDSVDVAKLTPGKRVTLLSDSYKLEKMLPSSVDPLVSLMMVEKVPDSTYDMIGGLDQQIKEIKEVIELGLKHPELFESLGIAQPKGVLLYGPPGTGKTLLARAVAHHTACKFIRVSGSELVQKYIGEGSRMVRELFVMAREHAPSIIFMDEIDSIGSSRVEGSSGGDSEVQRTMLELLNQLDGFEPTKNIKVIMATNRLDILDPALLRPGRIDRKIEFPPPSVEARADILRIHSRKMNLTRGINLTKIAEKMNGCSGAELKGVCTEAGMYALRERRVHVTQEDFELATAKILNKHDDKEVSLGKLWK, encoded by the exons ATGGCGCTCGACGAGTACTACCacaacaagatcgaggcgatgaagctcgagatcctcaaggGTCAAGCCGCGCTTCGTCGTCTTGAAGCCCAGAGAAACGACTACAACTCCCGAGTACgattgttgagagaagagcTGGGTCTGCTGCAACAGCCCGGATCCTATGTTGGTGAGGTCGTCAAGGTTATGagcaccaagaagattcTCGTCAAGGTGCACCCAGAAGGCAAATATG TTGTCGACGTGTCGGACAGCGTCGATGTCGCCAAGCTCACTCCCGGAAAGCGAGTTACTCTACTATCTGATAGCTACAAACTCGAAAAGATGCTACCTTCGTCCGTCGATCCCCTCGTCTCTCTCATGATGGTGGAGAAGGTTCCCGACAGCACATACGACATGATTGGTGGGTTGGACCAACaaatcaaggagatcaaggaagTTATCGAACTGGGTCTCAAGCACCCTGAACTCTTCGAGTCTCTTGGTATCGCACAGCCCAAGGGTGTTTTGCTATACGGTCCTCCCGGTACAGGAAAGACGCTACTTGCGCGAGCCGTTGCTCACCACACTGCTTGTAAATTTATCCGAGTATCAGGTTCTGAGCTGGTGCAAAAGTATATCGGTGAGGGTAGTCGAATGGTGCGAGAGCTATTTGTTATGGCTCGAGAGCACGCACCATCGATCATCTTCATGGATGAAATCGACAGTATTGGATCCTCGCGAGTGGAGGGCTCTTCGGGCGGAGACTCCGAAGTGCAGCGAACCATGCTGGAGTTGCTGAACCAGCTTGATGGTTTCGAGCccaccaagaacatcaaggtcatcatggccaccaATCGTCTCGATATTCTCGACCCCGCTCTCTTGCGACCAGGACGTATCGACCGAAAGATCGAGTTCCCCCCGCCTAGTGTTGAGGCCCGAGCGGATATTCTCCGTATTCACAGCCGAAAGATGAATTTGACCCGTGGTATCAACCTCACCAAGATTGCCGAGAAGATGAACGGATGTTCTGGTGCCGAACTCAAGGGTGTGTGCACAGAAGCTGGTATGTACGCTTTGCGTGAGCGCAGAGTGCACGTCACACAAGAAGACTTTGAGCTTGCTACAGCAAAGATTCTCAACAAGCACGACGACAAGGAAGTGTCTCTCGGAAAGCTCTGGAAGTAA
- a CDS encoding pectin lyase B precursor, with product MPSLFKTLFAVAALLPSAFAALPTKAEGFASSTTGGGSAAAVYPKNAQELVSYLGDSQPRRIMLDRTISFLGTEGTASETGCAPWGTGSQCQLAINQNGWCNNYQPNAPKVNVKYDKAGILGIKVGSNKSLIGVGNKGVIRGKGIRIVGAKNVIIQNVHITELNPQLVWGGDAITLDDTDNVWIDHVTTSLIGRQHIVLGNKACNRVTISNSKIDGTTSWSASCNTYHYWGLYFAGSNDLVTLKNNYIYRVSGRGPKVAGNTLLHAVNNFFHDVPDHAFEIDSGSALVEGNVFQNVKYPVNSQGIQGQLFGVPNGGSACAAALGRNCQVNGFGSSGTLGGTSTGFLNNFKGKTIASASDYNSAKSVMTSAGFGMA from the coding sequence ATgccttctctcttcaagaCCCTCTTCGCGGTCGCCGCTCTCCTCCCCTCAGCTTTCGCTGCTCTCCCTACCAAGGCCGAGGGTTTTGCTTCCAGCACAACCGGTGGTGGCAGTGCCGCCGCCGTCTACCCCAAGAACGCCCAGGAGCTCGTCAGCTACCTCGGCGACTCCCAGCCTCGCCGCATCATGCTCGACCGCACCATCAGCTTCCTCGGCACCGAGGGCACAGCCTCAGAGACCGGTTGTGCTCCCTGGGGAACTGGCTCCCAGTGCCAGCTCGCCATCAACCAGAACGGTTGGTGCAACAACTACCAGCCCAACGCCCCCAAGGTCAACGTCAAGTACGACAAGGCCGGTATTCTGGGCATCAAGGTTGGCTCCAACAAGTCCCTGATCGGTGTTGGCAACAAGGGTGTCATCCGTGGAAAGGGTATCCGAATTGTCGGAGCCAAGAACGTCATCATCCAGAACGTTCACATCACTGAGCTGAACCCTCAGCTCGTCTGGGGTGGTGATGCCATCACTCTCGACGACACCGATAACGTCTGGATCGACCACGTTACCACCTCTCTCATCGGCCGTCAGCACATTGTCCTCGGCAACAAGGCTTGCAACCGTGtcaccatctccaacagcaagatCGACGGCACCACCAGCTGGTCCGCCAGCTGCAACACCTACCACTACTGGGGTCTCTACTTTGCCGGTTCCAACGATCTGGTCACCTTGAAGAACAACTACATCTACCGCGTTTCCGGCCGTGGCCCCAAGGTCGCCGGCAACACTCTCCTCCACGCcgtcaacaacttcttccacgATGTCCCCGACCACGCCTTCGAGATCGACTCCGGCTCTGCTCTCGTCGAGGGTAACGTCTTCCAGAACGTCAAGTACCCCGTCAACTCCCAGGGTATCCAGGGCCAGCTCTTTGGTGTCCCCAACGGTGGCAGTGCttgtgctgctgctctcggCCGAAACTGCCAGGTCAACGGCTTTGGCAGCTCTGGAACTCTCGGCGGTACCAGCACTGGCttcctcaacaacttcaagggcaagaccaTTGCTTCTGCCTCTGACTACAACAGCGCCAAGAGCGTCATGACCTCCGCTGGTTTCGGTATGGCTtag